CGAAGATGGCTGCCTCGGATTTGCAGTCGGTCGACTTGGACAATCTGTTCTCCTTCCTCTCTGACGTACAATCGACGAAAGGCAATCAGATTATCGCGGAAATCGGGGAACAAATGGACGAGCTGGTGGAAGATCTCGACGTGGAGCTGGAAACAGTGATACAGCTAGAGATGGAGATGAACTCCAAGGCGGAATCGAAGGCGAACACTCCGAACGGCCAAGAAGCTTCTTCGCCTCTTCAGTCGCAGCCTCAGCAACAGAGGATAACCAGCGGGACCACTAGCAAACTTGGTCAACCAAGTCTTCCAGAACCTACCGAACCGCCTCCGCCACCACCGCCTCCTGCTCCACCTTTGGTTCTAAACGGAGACTCCTCCACTGATAACGGGGAACCAATTTACGAATCCGTTTTGCCACGCGAGGATAATAGTCCCGATAGTCCTATCGTGGTGAATGGAAATTCTGGTCCACTGGTGAACGGCGACACTTGTGGATCTCCTCCTCCTCTACCAAATAATAAGACCATGAAGGAACAAATTGCCAGTAGTCCACCTTCTCGACCAGAATCCAGAAACTCGAATAGTCACCACTTGCATCACAATCACCATCAACCAGTGCCACAGCAACAACAAAATGGTCACGATCAACAGCAACCGCAGACGCAACCGTCCCAACAGCCGCCTGTCGAGCGAGAACAGAGACGGAAATGTCGGGTGGAGCGCAAGCTTCAAGAACTCGAAGACAAGAAAGAGCCCGACAACGAAGTCACTTATCATGATATTGTAGAGTTTGCACAGAATTACTTCAACAGCCACGAAAGGTCTCCCGAAGGGACAATTATTGCTACTCTTACCAGGAAATCGCGTGGTAAAAGCGTCGAGTACATACCGAAATATGAAATGGTCACATACTATAAGGGATCTACAATACCGAATTCCCACATTCATATGTACGACCCGGATAACGTCAACGTAGCCTGTTCAGTGTTTAGGGTAAGCGGTTGACACTCATTTAATTTGTGTTTGCGAACAACTTTTACATCTGTTTTCTTAATCTTCAGGATCTTTGCAAGTACATCAGAGGAGAAATGAAATTGGATCAAGAAATTGCAACCATTCAAAGCATAATTGGTTACGGCATAGAACGCGAAGAACTGCGGGATGAGATTTTTGTTCAGTGCATGCGTCAGGCAACGAACAATCCTAATCCAGAATGGGCGGAACGAGTCTGGTTACTACTGTGTCTAGCAATCGTTGCTTTCCAACCCAGCAAACTGCTGTACAAGTATTTTGTGTCCTTCCTGAAGAAGAATCTGGCCCTCGAAGGGAAATTGAGGCAGTACGTTCAATGGTGTGTCGATAATTGTAAGAACATGAAGGTCTCGTGTAGACAGCACCCACCGTCAACAGTCGAAATTGCTGCGATGAGACGATTAGGTACCATAGTGTGTCGGTTCTTCTTCTTGGACGGAAGAACTAAAGCGATTGACGTTCATCCAACCGATACCGCTGCAGATGCAGTGGCAAAATTAGGTGAAAAGTTAGGTCTGCGGTCTCTGGAGGGGTGGGCAATTTATCAGAGTAGACCCGATGGAGAGGAACACGTGCGAGCTCACGACTATTTGTATGATGTCATTGCTGCATGGGAAATGTATGTATAGTTGCTATACAATTATTATATCGATATGAAATTCCTTTTTACCAACTGTAGCACGTTTCTGGGTTACTAACAGTCTCTGTTCGGTGCTTTTAGGAAGCAGTGTAAATTAAATACAGCGCAATCAACATTCTCAACTCTACGGCGTAGCAATAATGCTACATTGGGCAGCGGTGATAATCGATTCGTTTTCAAACGTAGGCTGTTCCGTAACACTCGAGAAATTTCTCAAGATCCTGTTGAAGTGAACATGTTGTATGCTCAGGCGGTTTACAATGTCGTCAAGGTATGCTTTACAAAAGAATCGCATATCTAATTGTCTCTGAATCTATTCCTAACTGATTCTGAATTTTCAGTGTGACGACTTTCCTGTGTCCGAGAAAGTCGCGCTCCAGTTGGCAGGCCTGCAGGCGCAGGTTTCTCTGGGTGATCCGAAAGATAACGATCGGTTGGACTACTACAGCGAAGTCGACAGTTTTTTGCCTTATCGAATAAGTCGTGCCCGCGGCGACGACGTTTGGGTGCCGATAATAGCTCAAGCTCACAGACAGTATGGTGCTGGCCGGAAAGAACTCGCAGCCAAAGTGTTGTATCTGTCCTGCGTGATGCAGTATCCTTTGTACGGCACAACGATGTTCAATGTCACCTATCGGGGATACTGGTCCTACGGTAATCAATTGATCCTGGGCATTAATTGCGATGGTTTGATGCTGATCAAGCCGGATGACAAGTTCGTCTTATCTGAATATCGCTACCAAGACGTGGAGAGTATCATGCTGGATCCTAGCGATTCTTTCATCACTCTGTCTCTTCTTCGACACAACCCGGACAGCTCGCACAAATGTTTTGTGTTCGAGACAACGCAAAAGAACGAGATAGGTAGCCTGATTGTTAGTTATTGCCCATCGCTGGCGGGTTGGATCACGGAAAACGAGGTTCCTACTAAGAAACTCAAGTGTATTACTAACGAGGATCGCATTAGGCTCTATCATAATTTAGTGAATTGTCGGAGGACATTGGTTGATGCGGAAATATTGAGGAAACCGCAGGATTCGGGTGGCGGTTTCTTGAGGAACACTCTTAGGAGGCTGTCCAAGCACAGAATAGAGAAGCTGCGACAGGAACATGGTAGCGCCACTGATCATGGAGAGACTTACAAAGGTTTCCCCTATGCCTATTGGGCATTTAGCAGACAAGCGATACCACAGAGTCTCTCGAAGCTGCCCGACCCTGACGAGCAGATCTCTCTGAGCGTATTCCAGTTGATATTGACGTACGCGGGTCTAGGGCAGAATGGCGACACCGTTAGAAGAGTGGAAGACGAGCACGTGAATCTGATACAGACCGTTATGGAACGTTGTATAAGGAAAGAGAATTTGTTAGGCGAACTGTATTTACAATTAATTAAGCAGACCACTGATCATCCGGACCCCAATAGCCGGGTAAACCTGAGGCATTGGGCATTGCTATCCTTAGCCTGTTCCGTCATTCTGCCGCCTCAGAAAGTTATTCGAAAGTATCTAATTGCGCACTTGAAACGATGTGCCAGCGATTATGTCACCGAAGAGGGCAAGTACGCTCGATTTGCTGAAAAGTGCCTTTACAAAACGCAGGGCACGAGGAGGAGACAATGGCCGCCTAGCAGGGAAGAAATAATGTGCACCATTAATCGCAGGCCTATTTATGCGAGATTCCATTTCATGGATGGACAGTATCACGCCGTTGAATTCCATCCATCGGCAACAGCCAGGGACGTGATGGAGATCATTAAGACGAAGATTGGTCTTGAAGAATCAGCGATGGGTAATTCTCAATTAACATTATAAAATTGTTACATTCTATCTCTAACGGACCACTTTATTGTAATTCTGTTTTAATCATAATTTCTAGGTTATGCCATATACGAAGTCTTAGGAGTTACAGAAAGGGCGCTGATACCAGAAGAGAAGATCGCCGACGTAATGTCCAAATGGGAACGTTACAGAACTGCGAATGCACAGCAGAGCCAGTCGCAAAGAAAACACGCACACCACTTCTTcctatttaagaaacatttgttCCTCGACCAGTACATGAATCTAGATGATCCGGTGGAGAAAGAGCTGCTGTATCATCAAGTGTTGCACGACTTGCGGGCCGATCGGTTCCCCATCACCGAGAAAGAAGCTGTAAGAAAATTACGTTTACAATCGTTCGCATACGTATATGAACGTAACTTTATTAAATCACTGATATATTTTCAGATGATGCTGACAGCTTTGCAAGCTCAGCTGGAACTTGGCGATTGTCAAGATCCTGTATTCGACCATGATTACCGCAATATATCGAGTCACTGCCTACCCGCAAGAGTAGTACCAAATTTATGTGTAGAAGGTGTTCTTCAACACCACCAATCTTTAAGGGGGATGACGCCCCCAGAAGCGAAGAAAGCGTTCTTAAATTTAATTCAGTCGTGGCCGCTGCATAGGGCTACGATATTTGACGTGATGCAATCCTTTACTTCGAACTGGCCGCGCGTCCTTTGGCTGGCCGTCGATCAGCTAGGTCTTCATCTTCTCGAACACCGTTCCAGAAATGCTCTTTGTACCTACGAATATAGCAGTATTCTCAGCTACAGTCCAGCTGTTAATTATTTGATGATCATCACCGGTACTGATAAGAAACAAAGCAAGGTCATTCTTACCACATCCCAGGTAAATTGAACACGATATTTTCTTATCGACTATCGTTGCGTGCATCAGATTCTCGTTCACTGTGTTATATCATTTTAGGCTCATCAGATAGCGAATCTGATTCGCGAGTATATGGACGTGCTCCAGTCGCCACCGGAAGTACCTAAGAGAGAGTCCGCAATAGTACAACAGATAGCTCAGCAACAGTTACAACCACCACCAGCGAATCTGCAAACTACTACCGGTGGCCGAAAATCTCGACCTGCTTCGGTATTACATAGAGGTGCTCCAGTGATACAATCGCAAGCTAGTTAAAGAGTAGGCGATCGATCCGTTAGGTGTAACACTTCTGCCTGGCCTGATACGTGAATCGTTACCTCATATGGAACATTTCTACCTTTGACTCGTGTATTCATTTTAGTTGTATGTATTACGTATAGATTTCATTTTACTCGTTCGTCACTAGTCCTCTGTATTACTTTAACGTAATATTTTCTCTATGATCTGTGTTTCATATGTTTTGTAGTTATACGTTTTATGAATAACTTCAGCATCAGGCTGCGGCATGTAGGTGTCTAGTTATTAATGCTTTACTGGCAAGGCCTATCAAGTGTCGGCGAGGCAGTCATCGTCGCAACGAGACGGCGTTAGCCTAGGAATACTTCTTTCTTCCAGTATTTATTCGATTAGCTTAGACTCGAGGAAACGTCGGAATGGGGAAAAAAAATAGATAGCTGCTGCCGTGGAATAGTAGATCAGCGAATCGGACCGACCGTTAAATAAATAACTgccattttacaattttaaaaccGTTGATAAGCCGTTGAAGACTTCTAATTCGATTTTTCTCCGTCAACGTACCGTTGTCATTTTTACGAGCGATTGTCTCGATGTTTTTTATACGATTTTTGCAGCGTATACGACTACCGTGAAATGCAATAACTATTGAATTTTAATCAATGAGTATTCTCAACACCGACATAATGATGTCACAACACTTCGGCATATCATTTCGTATCGTTCGATGGGAGGGTGATtatcaaaattttctttaaacgaTATATATGCAGGATTCTGCTGAAATCATTCTGTATACCAAGAACGACCAATTTATTCATTCTATTCGTTATTCGATTCCGCTTCTTTCCCTACAATCACTCTGTTCGGCGATACTACgatatataacaatataaaacgGGAAATTCGGTGTACTTCGAAGTCACCATTTTGAAATCGACGTTAATGTTTTACATATTAAACTCGTGCAAAATTCGCATGCGTATGATGATTGTACACGCTATCGTTATATTTAGACACAGTTATTCCAACGTATAGCAAGAGATAATGTAATCACTTATTAGTATATCGAGGAGAAAATTCTTCGATCGCATTTCAAATGAAAGTCGAATGTAATCCGGTCTTCGTTTTTCCAGACAATCCTTGACGTCGTTTTTTCTCGTAAGACTTGTCGTAGTAGAATGATCGTTTAAGGCAAAAAGTAAATGTGTCCGTGATTCAGACGCGATCGAATCGATCGAAAATGCCACGAAATTGCGTCCAAAGAAATtccttcttctacttcttcgtTTTCGTTATGTAATTCGAGAGCCCGAAAATCGCTCGATGTCTTGGTGTGTACATATTTAAACGAACGTTTAAACCGATAGCAAATAGATTTTCAGGAGCAGAACCCTCCAGTGTTCAATTCGATTCTACTTCCGCAGAAATTAGATGTGAACTTCACACAACTACAGGAACAAAATACTATACACACATATTTTAATCCATTTCAATGCAATCTTTCATATTTGTTGAGCGAGTCTAGTATAATAGAAGCAAGCTCACTCAGAACCTATTTACAGTTCACCAGTTAGAAATACCGTTAGTTTTTactaatatattaatattaccgtttTCGACGACGAGCAATATGGCGTCTGCTCAGAAATATATTAAGACATTCAATAGTTGAAACGCTCAGTAAATGAGAACTGTACGATACAAATTTTTGGGGCAGTATACCATTACTGgtatacatttaattttaatgactTTTCACGGGACACAGTCGAGAAAGGATTAACGTGAAGTTGAATAAGCAAGTCCCTCTAAGAATCTTTTGTCGAACACTGGAGCTCATCGAATTCTAAGTTCATTAGGACCAAAATTTcgtctcgataattctcgaacCATTGTTGAATTTTTGAGAAGATCGAAACGTACCCATTATGAGAATCACCATTGCGACATCATTGCCATTTACGCGTAATGAATAATGTACTGCGATTTCCACTTTTTTATAATGTTGTGGCTCGCGTAATTGATACTTTACGAGCTGATTTTATTTGACTGCAGGATGAACAAAccaacaaaacatttttttacgagAATTTTTATTGATATAATGTTCGGACTGACACGCAAACGATAATAGacgtaaatattattattattaatgtacACGTAATTgactttaaaaatgcaatgcGTCATAAGCGGTTGATGATCAGTTAGATTGGTTTATAGCCTGACCGAGCAGGGATCGGGGATTCATCGTGACGAAGTGGAGATGTTTGTGTACCCTCTGTAATTCTTATTTTGATTTCGATTGCCTTACCGGGAGTTTGGCTAAGATTCGACGAGTGCAGAGACAGACTGTGATCCGCTTTGGGTGTTCTTAGTCTTCGAGAGCTGTTTAACGAGTGAGACTTCGTGTTaactaattaaagaaaaaaaagcaGAACGTGTGTGTATGAGAGtggaatagagagagagagagagagagagagagagagagagagagagaaagagaaaatgtGTAACTGTATGAGAAAATTAACTACGAATCGAGAATGCAATTTGCAATGCGTGCATAATACAGAAAATGTGGGAGGAAGGGGCACAGCGAACCCCCGTATGTGTAGCTTAAGCGAAATAAATTATTGGTTGATGatgttatattgaaatatttaaaagcgACGAATTctgtatatacgtatatatataaatagatATGCATAGACAAATACGCGCACACTGTGAGTCAGACATATATTACATCTCCCACTACAGAAACACATACGTACAACAGCTGTTGTAAACTCAATAGAAGTCAACATGAGAAACACGCCTACATGCGACAAAGATATACatactattatataaatatggatataaatatatgaatatatatatatattatatatatatatatatacatatagattATTAATATACTCGGGCTATGTATAAGGATACAATAAAAGAAAGCGAAGCTTTAATATTGCAATTAATGaaaagttaattttttaaaataaaacgtTCATTTCCCCGATGCAATGATTTCAGTTAATTATCAACACATTTTTACTTTTATCGATCTGCTTCGGTTTTCTCCGACATTCGATTATATCGGAAGTTTACTATGGCATTCGCACAGCATGACAAATCATGAAAGAACGTATGAAAAATCAGCA
This genomic interval from Halictus rubicundus isolate RS-2024b chromosome 15, iyHalRubi1_principal, whole genome shotgun sequence contains the following:
- the Myo81f gene encoding unconventional myosin 81F isoform X2 — protein: MVAKHFTQGSSPEFGVPDMTIISDIDERGINRNLQVRYGRDQIYTYTGSILVAVNPYKEVDFYTNEYVNRYHGQKMGSLEPHVFALAEAAYRSLQDTESNQSCVISGESGAGKTETTKFILQYLCSVTSNVDTWVEQQILEANTILEAFGNAKTVRNDNSSRFGKFMQVCFDSKWMIKGCIIQDYLLEQSRITFQSAGERNYHVFYQLVEAGTRDKEFAEQYKLMPAAHYKYLNQSGCVKIDGISDSKKLDALRLAFNVLQVAPEMCEGIFRVLSAILWLGNLSFEDVDGERCELTKEDVEIVGTVAPLLGLQVEDLTKVVLIRQINVRGNITEIPLKVQEARENRHAMAKALYSRTFAWLINHINNCTNPGQDSSRFLGVLDIFGFENFAVNSFEQLCINYTNEKLHKFFNHYVFALEQELYRQEEIQYSHITFTDNTMCLELIEKPPRCVLKLLTEQCHMPKGSDLAYLTNLHAEFESHPCYVKGDDRRKWEKEFGVKHYAGCVTYTVEGFVDKNRDVQQDVFFDLMSRSTNEFVQEITVYQDLLGCTVARASGSSTTMSRGTSKGKPTLCDSFRHQLQALVDVLQATTPWYARCIKPNMQKIANNYDEKLVLDQLKYLGMLDIIRIRKEGFPIHMAFHDFVARYRCLDKGRMPRSDSETETVRCLISSQGIPETEWQIGKTKVFLRSYVHEPLEDCRNQMVTSNAIMIQKIWRGYVVRKEYKRIREAALKVQHAYRGWKLRIMFIRKRRAAIVIQSHLRGVFAREVAAALREMRRVDEEMRKRERLEEERRLMEDKKALEESQRKAQEEIAALSQMAEQMNSKMAASDLQSVDLDNLFSFLSDVQSTKGNQIIAEIGEQMDELVEDLDVELETVIQLEMEMNSKAESKANTPNGQEASSPLQSQPQQQRITSGTTSKLGQPSLPEPTEPPPPPPPPAPPLVLNGDSSTDNGEPIYESVLPREDNSPDSPIVVNGNSGPLVNGDTCGSPPPLPNNKTMKEQIASSPPSRPESRNSNSHHLHHNHHQPVPQQQQNGHDQQQPQTQPSQQPPVEREQRRKCRVERKLQELEDKKEPDNEVTYHDIVEFAQNYFNSHERSPEGTIIATLTRKSRGKSVEYIPKYEMVTYYKGSTIPNSHIHMYDPDNVNVACSVFRDLCKYIRGEMKLDQEIATIQSIIGYGIEREELRDEIFVQCMRQATNNPNPEWAERVWLLLCLAIVAFQPSKLLYKYFVSFLKKNLALEGKLRQYVQWCVDNCKNMKVSCRQHPPSTVEIAAMRRLGTIVCRFFFLDGRTKAIDVHPTDTAADAVAKLGEKLGLRSLEGWAIYQSRPDGEEHVRAHDYLYDVIAAWEMKQCKLNTAQSTFSTLRRSNNATLGSGDNRFVFKRRLFRNTREISQDPVEVNMLYAQAVYNVVKCDDFPVSEKVALQLAGLQAQVSLGDPKDNDRLDYYSEVDSFLPYRISRARGDDVWVPIIAQAHRQYGAGRKELAAKVLYLSCVMQYPLYGTTMFNVTYRGYWSYGNQLILGINCDGLMLIKPDDKFVLSEYRYQDVESIMLDPSDSFITLSLLRHNPDSSHKCFVFETTQKNEIGSLIVSYCPSLAGWITENEVPTKKLKCITNEDRIRLYHNLVNCRRTLVDAEILRKPQDSGGGFLRNTLRRLSKHRIEKLRQEHGSATDHGETYKGFPYAYWAFSRQAIPQSLSKLPDPDEQISLSVFQLILTYAGLGQNGDTVRRVEDEHVNLIQTVMERCIRKENLLGELYLQLIKQTTDHPDPNSRVNLRHWALLSLACSVILPPQKVIRKYLIAHLKRCASDYVTEEGKYARFAEKCLYKTQGTRRRQWPPSREEIMCTINRRPIYARFHFMDGQYHAVEFHPSATARDVMEIIKTKIGLEESAMGYAIYEVLGVTERALIPEEKIADVMSKWERYRTANAQQSQSQRKHAHHFFLFKKHLFLDQYMNLDDPVEKELLYHQVLHDLRADRFPITEKEAMMLTALQAQLELGDCQDPVFDHDYRNISSHCLPARVVPNLCVEGVLQHHQSLRGMTPPEAKKAFLNLIQSWPLHRATIFDVMQSFTSNWPRVLWLAVDQLGLHLLEHRSRNALCTYEYSSILSYSPAVNYLMIITGTDKKQSKVILTTSQAHQIANLIREYMDVLQSPPEVPKRESAIVQQIAQQQLQPPPANLQTTTGGRKSRPASVLHRGAPVIQSQAS
- the Myo81f gene encoding unconventional myosin 81F isoform X1 is translated as MVAKHFTQGSSPEFGVPDMTIISDIDERGINRNLQVRYGRDQIYTYTGSILVAVNPYKEVDFYTNEYVNRYHGQKMGSLEPHVFALAEAAYRSLQDTESNQSCVISGESGAGKTETTKFILQYLCSVTSNVDTWVEQQILEANTILEAFGNAKTVRNDNSSRFGKFMQVCFDSKWMIKGCIIQDYLLEQSRITFQSAGERNYHVFYQLVEAGTRDKEFAEQYKLMPAAHYKYLNQSGCVKIDGISDSKKLDALRLAFNVLQVAPEMCEGIFRVLSAILWLGNLSFEDVDGERCELTKEDVEIVGTVAPLLGLQVEDLTKVVLIRQINVRGNITEIPLKVQEARENRHAMAKALYSRTFAWLINHINNCTNPGQDSSRFLGVLDIFGFENFAVNSFEQLCINYTNEKLHKFFNHYVFALEQELYRQEEIQYSHITFTDNTMCLELIEKPPRCVLKLLTEQCHMPKGSDLAYLTNLHAEFESHPCYVKGDDRRKWEKEFGVKHYAGCVTYTVEGFVDKNRDVQQDVFFDLMSRSTNEFVQEITVYQDLLGCTVARASGSSTTMSRGTSKGKPTLCDSFRHQLQALVDVLQATTPWYARCIKPNMQKIANNYDEKLVLDQLKYLGMLDIIRIRKEGFPIHMAFHDFVARYRCLDKGRMPRSDSETETVRCLISSQGIPETEWQIGKTKVFLRSYVHEPLEDCRNQMVTSNAIMIQKIWRGYVVRKEYKRIREAALKVQHAYRGWKLRIMFIRKRRAAIVIQSHLRGVFAREVAAALREMRRVDEEMRKRERLEEERRLMEDKKALEESQSAQYNGIVGMEPGKAQEEIAALSQMAEQMNSKMAASDLQSVDLDNLFSFLSDVQSTKGNQIIAEIGEQMDELVEDLDVELETVIQLEMEMNSKAESKANTPNGQEASSPLQSQPQQQRITSGTTSKLGQPSLPEPTEPPPPPPPPAPPLVLNGDSSTDNGEPIYESVLPREDNSPDSPIVVNGNSGPLVNGDTCGSPPPLPNNKTMKEQIASSPPSRPESRNSNSHHLHHNHHQPVPQQQQNGHDQQQPQTQPSQQPPVEREQRRKCRVERKLQELEDKKEPDNEVTYHDIVEFAQNYFNSHERSPEGTIIATLTRKSRGKSVEYIPKYEMVTYYKGSTIPNSHIHMYDPDNVNVACSVFRDLCKYIRGEMKLDQEIATIQSIIGYGIEREELRDEIFVQCMRQATNNPNPEWAERVWLLLCLAIVAFQPSKLLYKYFVSFLKKNLALEGKLRQYVQWCVDNCKNMKVSCRQHPPSTVEIAAMRRLGTIVCRFFFLDGRTKAIDVHPTDTAADAVAKLGEKLGLRSLEGWAIYQSRPDGEEHVRAHDYLYDVIAAWEMKQCKLNTAQSTFSTLRRSNNATLGSGDNRFVFKRRLFRNTREISQDPVEVNMLYAQAVYNVVKCDDFPVSEKVALQLAGLQAQVSLGDPKDNDRLDYYSEVDSFLPYRISRARGDDVWVPIIAQAHRQYGAGRKELAAKVLYLSCVMQYPLYGTTMFNVTYRGYWSYGNQLILGINCDGLMLIKPDDKFVLSEYRYQDVESIMLDPSDSFITLSLLRHNPDSSHKCFVFETTQKNEIGSLIVSYCPSLAGWITENEVPTKKLKCITNEDRIRLYHNLVNCRRTLVDAEILRKPQDSGGGFLRNTLRRLSKHRIEKLRQEHGSATDHGETYKGFPYAYWAFSRQAIPQSLSKLPDPDEQISLSVFQLILTYAGLGQNGDTVRRVEDEHVNLIQTVMERCIRKENLLGELYLQLIKQTTDHPDPNSRVNLRHWALLSLACSVILPPQKVIRKYLIAHLKRCASDYVTEEGKYARFAEKCLYKTQGTRRRQWPPSREEIMCTINRRPIYARFHFMDGQYHAVEFHPSATARDVMEIIKTKIGLEESAMGYAIYEVLGVTERALIPEEKIADVMSKWERYRTANAQQSQSQRKHAHHFFLFKKHLFLDQYMNLDDPVEKELLYHQVLHDLRADRFPITEKEAMMLTALQAQLELGDCQDPVFDHDYRNISSHCLPARVVPNLCVEGVLQHHQSLRGMTPPEAKKAFLNLIQSWPLHRATIFDVMQSFTSNWPRVLWLAVDQLGLHLLEHRSRNALCTYEYSSILSYSPAVNYLMIITGTDKKQSKVILTTSQAHQIANLIREYMDVLQSPPEVPKRESAIVQQIAQQQLQPPPANLQTTTGGRKSRPASVLHRGAPVIQSQAS